Sequence from the Nitrososphaerota archaeon genome:
GTATTTGCTGTTAAAGGAGTTGTGTGGAACCCTCAGAACCCATTAAAGAAGATTGAGGTAGATATGCTTGTTGACACAGGGTCGACATACACGGTGCTGCCTGAGAACCTCTTGCGTAGTCTTGCTGTTACCCCTTTGAGAACCGCCAAGCTTAGATTAGCCGACGGTCGGCTCATCGAAAGACCGTTGGGAGAGGTTGGGGTAGAGTTAGAGGGTCTTAGAGCTACATCAACTCCAGTTGTCTTTGGGGAAGGAGAGGTAGCCCTACTAGGCTCGGTCACACTAGAGCAGCTAGGTTTAGCGCCAGATCCTGTGGCAAAGCGCTTAAAGACTGTTGAAGCTCTCCTTATGTAGCTAAGATTTGGCTTCCTGGTCTCTTGGAACGCCTTGGTCACTCCAGCCTCTAAGCCTATAGTACTCCTTCAGCATCTCTTTAAGCTTCTCTTCACTAACTAATTCGCCCTCAGCCCCCCTCCTTTTAAGAGGTTGAGTTAACCACACCCTTGGATACTCGGTGTCTGGTGGTACACCTTCTCTGAGGTTATAGAGGCGGATAAGGTTGTTTATCCTCACCGCGCACTCCCTAAAGGCATCCATCTCCAAGTTTAGACCAGTAACACCATTAAAGGCTTCGAGCATCTCATCCCAGAGTATAGGTCCAGCGATAGGTAGGCAGAGGAAGTGGCAGTAGATCATCGAATCAACCAGCGTGTAGAAGTCCTCCTGCTCCTTAACTATCTGCGGCTGATCCATATACGAAAACCTATTCACTTTAATTTCTGGTCTAAATGGATGCTTGCCTACGAGGTTAGGTCTATATGCCATATGCCTCAGGTGGCAAGCACCTCTACTACTAACAGCATACGCTAAAGCCATACCCTTAAGCGCCCTAGGATCGTAGCCAGGCGGCTCAAGACCTTTAACGTGAACAGCAAATTCTTCAGCCCCCCTACCTATTACACGCGCAGCCGCTCTCACACCCTCAGCTAGCACCGCACCAACCCCCTTTCTGTAAGCTATCTTAACTATGAGATTCAAAGCGGATTGAGCGTCGCCGAATTTAGGCTCCAAGCCGTCAAAATCCTCTCTGCCTAAAACGCCTCGTCTAAAGCACTCCATAGCGAAACCTACCAAATTACCAGCTGTAATGGTATCCAACCCAAGTTTGTCGCAAACATCACCAAGCTTAATTACCCAGTTAAGCTCAGTGATGCCACATAGTGAGCCAAAGGCGTATAGCGTCTCATACTCTGGTCCCTCGCTCTTCAGATGAGTCTCATCTTGCAGTTCAGAGGTCTGGCAGCAGGCTATAGAGCAGCCGTAGCAAGACCTCCTACTCTTATAAAACTTGCTCTTCAAGAGCTCTGGAGAAATCTTCTCATAATCGTCGAAAGGCTTCTCGCTCCAGTAGTAGGTTGGTAACGCACCAGCCTCATTTACGATAGGTAGAATTCCAGGCGTCCCATATGTCGATAGTGATTTATGCTTCTCCTTAACCTCAGCAAGAACCCTACTTCTAACCCTTTCCACGGCCTTAATGTCTGCAGGCTCATACTTTCTACTACCTCGAACCGCCATAGCCTTCAGCTTCTTAGAACCCATAACAGCACCCAAGCCACACCTCCCAAACTGCCTACCCTTCGAATGGTCTACGCAAGCGAACTTCACAAGGTTCTCACCAGCAGGCCCTATGGCTGCCACTTGAAGATCACTACCGTGATCCTTTATGATGATGTCTTGGGTTTCGAAGGAATCCTTGCCCCATAAATGATCTGCCTTCTTGATAGAAACTTTGCCATCATCGATAAGGAGGTAGATTGGTTCATCGCTTCTACCTGTTATCACTACGGCATCAAAGCCTGCTCTTTTGAACTGTGTAGCGATCTGCCCACCACAGTACGACTCACCCCAGATGCCTGTTAAAGGAGACTTAAAGAACGCACCCAACCTATTCGAACCAGGAACTAAGCTTGCATTCATAGGTCCAACAGCAAAGATCAGCAGACTCTCCTCACCTAGAGGATCAACACCTTTCTCGCTCCTTTGTAGGAGAATCTTCGCCGCAAAACCCTTACCGCCTACATAGCTCTTGCACCACGCTGCTTCCAATTCCTCTTCTACGATCTTCCTACTCTGAAGATTTATCGTCAGGATTCTGCCAGCATATCCCTGTACCATAGGATTTCATAATGTTTATCTACAATTCTAAAATTAAAGTTTTCCATTGACCACCACCATCCAAGTATTTGAAAGTGTTTTTGAGTCTTAGGAAGTTGTCAGCTTTTTGTAATAATAATAACCAAATTTTTCAAAACCATGTAAAAACAGACGACATTTTTAACGTGGTACTACCATTACTTTTATGCATTCTCCTTTTCTCATCAGATCCATTCCTTGGTGAATTTCTGGAAGGTTTATCCGGTGCGTTATAAAGTTTTCTACGTCGAACCTACCAGCATTGAGTAGTTGCAAAGCTGCGTGGAAGGTGTAGTTCGAAATGAAGCTGCCCACTATCTCTATTTGCCTAAACGTTATATCGAATGGTTCAATCGGAACCTCTTGTCCTTGTGGATTTATTCCAAATAGGACTACTCTACCTCCTCTTCCTATCAAGGAAAGAGCCTGCTTTGTGGCGGTGGGGGTACCAGCCGCTTCTATTACTACATCAGCTCCTCTCCCATCCGTTAAACTCTTAACCACTTCAGAAGGTTCCTCTTTTTTTACATCGATTACTATCTTCGCGCCGAATCGTTTGGCATCCTCGATACGCTTATCCTTAACTTCACATACAATAACTTTGGCTGCTTCACTCTCTTTGAGGAGCTGAAGGTAGAGTAAACCCATAGGACCAGCGCCGATTATGACAACCGTATCTCCGGGTTTTATCTGAGCTCTTTTCACCCCATTAATTACACAAGATATCGGACCAGCTAATATACCTGCTTCAAACGACATATTATCAGGAATCTTATAGAGCGTTGATGCTGGTGAAAGATTGTATTCTGCGTATCCGCCGTCCAAGTGTTCACCTAGTGTCTTAATATTCTGACATAAGTTCTCTCGCCCTGTTTTACAGTAGTAACATTCGCCACATTTAATATCCACGTCGACTGTTACACGGTCTCCTGGCTTAACATTTTTCACTTTTTCCCCTACTTTTAAGACTGTACCCACGTATTCGTGGCCAAGGATTACTCCAGGAACAACAGGATGCTCTCCAGCTATTATTTTTGGATCCGTCCCACATATACCACAACCATAGATTTCTAATAGCACATCAGTCGGATTTTTTATCTCTGGTACGGGTCTGTCCTCAACTACTAGATTATTTACTCCTCTAAAGACAGCAGCCTTCATGCTACGCAACTCTATCAAACTCTATGCCATACTTCTATTTAACTTCTAATCTCTCTTTACACCAATCATAAGATAGGCTATGTCTTCTCTTGTAGCACTTTGCCTATCTAAGATGCCAAGGATTTTACCCTCATATATTACAGCGATTGTGTTGGCGCAACTGAAGATTTCGTCTAAATCGTTGGAGATTAGTAGCACTGCAGCGCCTTTAGAAGCTTTTTCAACGAGCTTCTTTCTAATATATGCTGTTGTCTTAGCATCAACACCATGTGTAGGCTGGTTAGCTATTATAAGCGAGGCTTCTCCTCCTATTTCCCTAGCTACCAACAGCTTCTGTTGCGTTCCGCCTGAGAGTGTCTGAACTAGCGAATTTGGTTTAGCAGCAGCCAACTCATATTCCTTTATAACTTCCTTTGCTATCTTAGAAGCTTTCTTCCAATCTAGAAATAAGCTTCTCTTCATGTCGTTCTTTCTAAAGTCTTTCAACGTAATGTTCTCAGCCAAAGTAAAGTCTTGGATCAGGCCTTCACTTATTCTATCATCTGTTATATATGATATGCCTCTAACGTGAAGATCTCCTGCGCCAAGCCTTGTAACGTCCTCTCCTTTAAAGTATATTTTTCCAGATTTTATGCTTCTTATTCCAGATAGCGCCTCAGCTAACTCCTTCTGTCCGTTTCCATCTATACCCGCTAACCCCAAGATTTCGCCTTCTCTTATCGAGAAAGAAACACCTTTTACAGCGTCGACTCCCCTATCGCTCTGCACCACAAGATTCTCTACTTTTAGAACCTCCTTACCAAATGTTCTAGGAACTTCTGCTGCAAGGGCCGGCTCAGCTTCTACACCAAACATCATCCTGACAATTTCAAGCGTTGAAGTAATTTCACTTTTATCTAATGTGCCTATCTTCCTACCTGCTCTGAGTACCGTTATTCTATCACAAAGTTCCATCGCTTCGTTAAGCTTATGTGTGATGAAAACTATCGACTTACCTTGAGAGACGAGCTGCTTTAACACGTTGAATAAGCCAGCAACCTCTACTGGAGCTAAGACGGATGTAGGTTCATCCAAGATTATCACCTTTGCTCCGCGTAGTAAAACCTTTAAGATCTCTACGCGTTGCTGCTCGCCCAAAGAAAGATCAGCAACTTTACTCCAAGGGTTCACTGTAAAACCGAGCTGCTTTGCTTGCTCCTCTATCAGAGAAGCTGTTGCCTTTAGACCGATCTTTTGGCCTACTATATCCATGCCAAGCATCACATTCTCAACCACTTTGAATTCAGGCACAAGTGTGAAGTGTTGGTAAACCATGCCTATACCAAGCTTAAGAGCGTCTTTTGGTGAGCGCATCTTTACCCGCTTCCCCTCAATATATATTTCGCCTTCGTCTGGTCGGTAGAATCCGTATAGGATGTTCATGAGGGTTGTTTTACCGGCTCCGTTTTCACCCAGAAGCCCATGTATCTCCCCTTTTTTTAAATCAAAATCGACGTTTTTATTTGCAACCACTCCTGGAAAGCTCTTCGTTATACCTATCATTTGCACAACATAGTTTTTTTCACTCACCTCATTTCCCTCCTATATGGTCTGGCAAAAGCTGGTGGAAAACGTGCACGCCTAGCTAGTACAACTAACCCAAGAATAGTTATAATATAAGGCAGCATAAGAATAATCTCAGCAGGTACTGTGCGCAAGTAACCTAATGCTTGTATAGCGCCAGCAAAGGCTTCTGCTACACCATAAAGCAACGCTCCGCCTAAGATCTTTAGAGGGTTCCATCTTGCAAACATCACAATAGCTATAGCTACATAGCCTCTCCCTTGGATCAAGTTATCTTGGAAGAGCGAGACTTGGTAGAGTGATAGGTAAGCCCCACCTAACCCAGCTAGAAGCCCGCCTATTAACATAACTATGTAGCGATAAAGGAAGACGTTTACACCAGCTGTGTCTGCAACCATAGGATTCTCACCAAGTGTTCTGATCTTTAGTCCGAAGCGTGTCTTGTAAAGAACGTAGTAGAAAAAGGGTACCAGCGCTATGCTCACGTATACTAAGAAGGGCTGATTAAAGAACATTCTGCCTATGATCGGTATAGCGGCGAGTTCAGGTATGTTAATAACCCACTCTTTAACTGGAAGCTTTGGTAGCGTTGTACCATAGAGTAACCTAAAGTATAAGCTTGTGAAACCTATTGCTGATAATGAGAACGCTATTCCAACGACTATTTGATCAGATTTAAGAGTGACATATAAAACGGCTAAGAGGAAGCCTAAGAGTAGACCTGTACCCAATCCTGCGAGAAGCCCTATAAGGCTTGAATTCGTCGCTACGGCTGCTAGGAAGCCTGTAAAGGCTGAGAATAGCATTATTCCTTCTATGCCAAGGTTAAGTATTCCTGCGTTCTGAACATAGCATTCTCCTAAAGCCGCTAGTAAGATCGGTGTGGCAACTCTCAACATGCTAGCGGAGATAAATGTTATAAACATAGTTAGTATGGAGTCTATCAATTTAAATTTACACCTCCTTTCGCTTCCTCAGTCTAACATATCTAATAGATTCAGACGCAGCAAAGAGTATGAGCATCAATCCAAAGATTACGTCAACAAAGAACACTGGAAGCCCAACGATTCTATGCATCAGATCCCCACCTATAAGCAGTGATGCAAAGAAGAATGAAAATGGTATAAGCGCTAGAGCGTTCAACCTGGCTAAAAAGACTAAAGGCACAGCTTGAAATCCATACCAAGGCACCCAATCTGGATCAAGAAAACGCATTGTGCCAGCTAGCTGCACCCCACCAGCCAAGCCGCATAACGCACCGCTAATAACAAGTGAGTAAAAGATGAGCCAAGGTATACGAAGCCCAGCGTATCTCGCAGCCTTCAAGTTGCTACCTATAATTCTGAACTGAAAGCCTAGCATAGTTTTCGTAAAGAACACGTATGTAAATATGCTAAGTGCTAAGCCAATTATCAAACCTGTGTGAATAGGTGTTCCAGGAAGCATAGGAAGTTCTGCCGAAGGGTAGATTGGTTGTGTAATAGGGTGGTACTCTTTTGGGTATCTAAGCGGGCTCTTCACAAGATACATCAATAGATATATCCCAAGAAAGTTGAAAAGCATAGTCGTGACAACCTCGTTTATACCCCACTTGGCCTTCATCACCGCAGCAGGAAGAATCCAGATGACACCACCAACTATACTCGCTAATAATACAATCGGGATAAGAATAGGCGCAGGTAAAGGCCCAAAAGCGTAGCCAGCTATATTGGCGAAGAGGGCACCTATTATCATCTGCCCCTGAGCCCCTATATTCCAAGTTCCTGCTTTGAAGCAGAAAAGAAGCCCAACACCTATTATCAGAAGGGGCATCATCGTAATAGACATTTTACCTACACCGAAAGACGTACCCCACGCCTCCGCAAAGATTGTGTAATAGACATAGACTGGATCAAACCCAGTTAACCAAAGAACTATAGAACCAGCCACCATCCCGCCAACTATGCCTATGATCGTCGAGAGAGCATGTTTGGTCGAAGATATTAACAAGTTGATCAAACCGGATTTGCCCACTAACTTCTCTGCATCCAATCTGACTGACGATTTTTTAACCCCCTGTTATAAACTTTAATCACTTGTCCTCTAGACGCTATGTCGGATAAAAAATTTGGGTTCTCGGCTATTCGTAGCCGAGTTCCCTAAATATGGCGTGAAGGTCCTCGATACTATTTGGAACCTTCACTTTAATTTCTCCTGCTTGAACCTTCTTGCTGATTTCATTTACTTTTGCTGCTATGTCAGCAGGCACCTTGGGGTTTAGGGTTAAGAGGTAAATAGCTTGATTCGCGTGCGACATATAGTAGTTATGCTTACCGAACTCTCCGTTGTAAATGTCGATCACAGCCTGCTCATATGCCTTTGAGAAGTCCCATAGTACTGAGGTTAGGAGTATTCCTTTTTCATCTATGGCTCTTTTGTCGCCTATGACGTCAATAAACCATACCCCTGCGTCTCTGCAAGCATCCATTATACCGAATGAGGTGCCGTCGCCTTGGCCAAATATGACATCAGCCCCAAGCCCAATTTGGGCGGCAGTGTATTCTTTGCCTTTAGCAGGGTCTTCGTAGGAGCCTACAACCGTAAATAGCAGTTTAGCCCTAGGATTAGCCGCCTTAAGCCCTTGCGCGAACGCTGCACTCTGTCTTATCCAGTTTATATCTGTCTCAACAGACTGAACTATACCAACGATGTTAGATTTTGTCATAAGACCCGCAAGATATCCTGCTGGATATGACGCAGCCGTAACGACGAAAGAGTATGTTCCAAGCTTACCTGGTACGACATCTCGCTCCTCCATCCCTTCTTGAGCCTCACTTACAATAAGTACCTTGCTCTGACCTATCCTCCCAGTTCTGACGAGCTCAAGACAGAACTCTCTGTAGCCGCCTGCATGACCGACCACCAGATCATAGCCTTTTCTTATGTAGTCCTCAAGTGCCCTGAGAGGTGGTTCACCGTAACCTAGCCCCTCACTGAAAGAGAATTCTGCCCCGAACTTAGCAGCGACCTTTCTTAAGCCCTCAACACCCTCCTGATTCCAACCGTAATCGTTAGCTCTACCTGGAACTATTATCGCCACCTTAAGTTTCTTACCTAGTACTCCTTCACCAGCTACCGTTTGTGTTACTGTTTGAGTTACTGTTTGTACAGCAGCTGTTTGTGTAATAGTGGAAGTAATTGTGTGGTGCTCTGTTATTGTAGTTGTGGTAGCTTGAGAAGCACCCCCGAAGTAGCCTGCCACACCAGCTATAATCGCAATAATGACTATTGCCGCAACGGCTACAGTTGTAGAAACACCTCTCTTTTTCCCATGAAATCTTTCCGCCCGCATATCCAGATAATAAAAAATGGAGGAACTTAAACTTTATGCTTTAGGAAGCCTTTTGTTTGGGCATACATAATATCTCTTGATTTTTTACAAAAATATGAATTCTATTTCAGATGGTATTAGAATCGGGTTGTCAAAGTGACGGTATCTCAGTAAAGGTTAATTAATAATCGGATACTATAACGCTTGCTTGAAGATCGAAAGCATAACTAAAAGGTTCACAGTTATTGATATTCACAGTCATATAGGCAGCTACCCGCTCTTTAATGT
This genomic interval carries:
- a CDS encoding Retroviral aspartyl protease, with the translated sequence MLVDTGSTYTVLPENLLRSLAVTPLRTAKLRLADGRLIERPLGEVGVELEGLRATSTPVVFGEGEVALLGSVTLEQLGLAPDPVAKRLKTVEALLM
- a CDS encoding aldehyde ferredoxin oxidoreductase family protein — encoded protein: MVQGYAGRILTINLQSRKIVEEELEAAWCKSYVGGKGFAAKILLQRSEKGVDPLGEESLLIFAVGPMNASLVPGSNRLGAFFKSPLTGIWGESYCGGQIATQFKRAGFDAVVITGRSDEPIYLLIDDGKVSIKKADHLWGKDSFETQDIIIKDHGSDLQVAAIGPAGENLVKFACVDHSKGRQFGRCGLGAVMGSKKLKAMAVRGSRKYEPADIKAVERVRSRVLAEVKEKHKSLSTYGTPGILPIVNEAGALPTYYWSEKPFDDYEKISPELLKSKFYKSRRSCYGCSIACCQTSELQDETHLKSEGPEYETLYAFGSLCGITELNWVIKLGDVCDKLGLDTITAGNLVGFAMECFRRGVLGREDFDGLEPKFGDAQSALNLIVKIAYRKGVGAVLAEGVRAAARVIGRGAEEFAVHVKGLEPPGYDPRALKGMALAYAVSSRGACHLRHMAYRPNLVGKHPFRPEIKVNRFSYMDQPQIVKEQEDFYTLVDSMIYCHFLCLPIAGPILWDEMLEAFNGVTGLNLEMDAFRECAVRINNLIRLYNLREGVPPDTEYPRVWLTQPLKRRGAEGELVSEEKLKEMLKEYYRLRGWSDQGVPRDQEAKS
- a CDS encoding zinc-dependent alcohol dehydrogenase family protein, whose product is MRSMKAAVFRGVNNLVVEDRPVPEIKNPTDVLLEIYGCGICGTDPKIIAGEHPVVPGVILGHEYVGTVLKVGEKVKNVKPGDRVTVDVDIKCGECYYCKTGRENLCQNIKTLGEHLDGGYAEYNLSPASTLYKIPDNMSFEAGILAGPISCVINGVKRAQIKPGDTVVIIGAGPMGLLYLQLLKESEAAKVIVCEVKDKRIEDAKRFGAKIVIDVKKEEPSEVVKSLTDGRGADVVIEAAGTPTATKQALSLIGRGGRVVLFGINPQGQEVPIEPFDITFRQIEIVGSFISNYTFHAALQLLNAGRFDVENFITHRINLPEIHQGMDLMRKGECIKVMVVPR
- a CDS encoding ABC transporter ATP-binding protein; translation: MIGITKSFPGVVANKNVDFDLKKGEIHGLLGENGAGKTTLMNILYGFYRPDEGEIYIEGKRVKMRSPKDALKLGIGMVYQHFTLVPEFKVVENVMLGMDIVGQKIGLKATASLIEEQAKQLGFTVNPWSKVADLSLGEQQRVEILKVLLRGAKVIILDEPTSVLAPVEVAGLFNVLKQLVSQGKSIVFITHKLNEAMELCDRITVLRAGRKIGTLDKSEITSTLEIVRMMFGVEAEPALAAEVPRTFGKEVLKVENLVVQSDRGVDAVKGVSFSIREGEILGLAGIDGNGQKELAEALSGIRSIKSGKIYFKGEDVTRLGAGDLHVRGISYITDDRISEGLIQDFTLAENITLKDFRKNDMKRSLFLDWKKASKIAKEVIKEYELAAAKPNSLVQTLSGGTQQKLLVAREIGGEASLIIANQPTHGVDAKTTAYIRKKLVEKASKGAAVLLISNDLDEIFSCANTIAVIYEGKILGILDRQSATREDIAYLMIGVKRD
- a CDS encoding ABC transporter permease, which codes for MIDSILTMFITFISASMLRVATPILLAALGECYVQNAGILNLGIEGIMLFSAFTGFLAAVATNSSLIGLLAGLGTGLLLGFLLAVLYVTLKSDQIVVGIAFSLSAIGFTSLYFRLLYGTTLPKLPVKEWVINIPELAAIPIIGRMFFNQPFLVYVSIALVPFFYYVLYKTRFGLKIRTLGENPMVADTAGVNVFLYRYIVMLIGGLLAGLGGAYLSLYQVSLFQDNLIQGRGYVAIAIVMFARWNPLKILGGALLYGVAEAFAGAIQALGYLRTVPAEIILMLPYIITILGLVVLARRARFPPAFARPYRREMR
- a CDS encoding ABC transporter permease is translated as MDAEKLVGKSGLINLLISSTKHALSTIIGIVGGMVAGSIVLWLTGFDPVYVYYTIFAEAWGTSFGVGKMSITMMPLLIIGVGLLFCFKAGTWNIGAQGQMIIGALFANIAGYAFGPLPAPILIPIVLLASIVGGVIWILPAAVMKAKWGINEVVTTMLFNFLGIYLLMYLVKSPLRYPKEYHPITQPIYPSAELPMLPGTPIHTGLIIGLALSIFTYVFFTKTMLGFQFRIIGSNLKAARYAGLRIPWLIFYSLVISGALCGLAGGVQLAGTMRFLDPDWVPWYGFQAVPLVFLARLNALALIPFSFFFASLLIGGDLMHRIVGLPVFFVDVIFGLMLILFAASESIRYVRLRKRKEV
- a CDS encoding BMP family ABC transporter substrate-binding protein, which codes for MRAERFHGKKRGVSTTVAVAAIVIIAIIAGVAGYFGGASQATTTTITEHHTITSTITQTAAVQTVTQTVTQTVAGEGVLGKKLKVAIIVPGRANDYGWNQEGVEGLRKVAAKFGAEFSFSEGLGYGEPPLRALEDYIRKGYDLVVGHAGGYREFCLELVRTGRIGQSKVLIVSEAQEGMEERDVVPGKLGTYSFVVTAASYPAGYLAGLMTKSNIVGIVQSVETDINWIRQSAAFAQGLKAANPRAKLLFTVVGSYEDPAKGKEYTAAQIGLGADVIFGQGDGTSFGIMDACRDAGVWFIDVIGDKRAIDEKGILLTSVLWDFSKAYEQAVIDIYNGEFGKHNYYMSHANQAIYLLTLNPKVPADIAAKVNEISKKVQAGEIKVKVPNSIEDLHAIFRELGYE